GCCAGTCTTCCCCGGCGAATAACCAACTCTCCCCGCTGCGCCGGAAAACGGCGGTGATCGTGGTGCCGCCCGACGAATCGCTGCGCGAGGCGTCTACCTGCGTCCACAGGATCGTGGTGCGCGCGGTGACGGCATCGGGATCGGTGCTGTCGATGCGTGACAGGTTGATTTCGAAGTTGCCCAGGGGAGATGCCTGCCAGTCCTCCGCCCACGCACGCTGTTCGTGAACGAAGATGGGATCGTCCGGCCAGACGGTGGTCATGTAACGCTCGACGTCGCCGTCCATGACGGCCTGTTCCATCCCGGCGGTGACGCGGCTCAGCTCCAGCTCGACGTCATTGAGCGGAGTGGGCGTCGCCGTGGTGCGCGGCGGACGGGTGGGCTGCGCGAACAGTGTGTTGGCGGCCTGGATGCTCTCCTGATTAGGAGTGGGGGTAGCGGGAGCTTCCGCCTTCTGGCAGGCGGCCAGTGCCGCGATCAGGATCGCTCCCAGGCTGAGGGCAACGTTCGGGCGCAGTCTCATCCATTCACTCCCATCCGGCGAAAAAGGGCACTTTAGTTAGTTATACGCCGGAGCAGGGGAACCCGATCAGCGGATGCGCAGATAGGAAATGGCCCCATCCTGGAACCCGGCAGCCTGATAGAAGGCGCGGGTCGCGTCGCCGCCGCGCGCCGTGTTGACGTAGAGGTGGGTGAGGTTGAGCCGGTTCGCGTGGCGCAGGGCCGCTTCGAGCAGGGCTGCGCCGACGCCTTCGCCCCGGTAATCGACCGCGACAGCCATGTCGTCGATCCAGCCGCGTCCCCCGGTCAGCGTCTGCATCAGTGACAGCGCCACGAAGCCGATCGTATCGTGCGGCTCGCGGCTGGTTTCCGCCACGAACACGCTCATCGTCTGGCGCTCGGCCAGCCGCAGCATCGCGGCCCGGCACTGTTCCTCGCTGAGGTCCTGATTGGCGTCCACCAGCTTGAGCAGGTCGAGGATGGCGGGCGAATCGGCCTGTTCCGCCTGCCGGATCACGTACAGCTCGTTGGCTTCGCGCGCGATCTGGCGCTGCTGCTGGAGTGTCTGCCAGCGCTGAAGCACCTGCTGGTGGGTGCGGAAGGGCATGTCGGGCACGGCGTCGGGCGGGAAGACGCGCACTTCCTGTGCGTCGTCCCCGGCGCGCAGCATCCCGCCGACCGGGTGCGCGCGGTAGAAGACGATGATACCGCTGGACGGCGGGCCTTCGGGGAAGGAGTACACACCCAGCAGGTCGATCAGCTCGACGTCCAGCCCGGTTTCCTCGCGGCTCTCGCGCACGGCGGCTTCTTCGACACTTTCGTCCTCTTCGATGTAGCCGGACGGAAACGCCCAATGGCCGGTCTTGACGCTGCCGCCGCGCTTGACGAGGATCAAGCCGCCGTCCATCTCGATCACGAGACCGACAGAGGGTACGGGATTCTGGTAGTGGACGTATCCGCAGGCGGGGCAAAACAGGCGCTCTCGCCCTCCGGCGGACCGGTGGGCGAGAGGATCACCGCAAACAGGACAGTAGGTCAGTGCCTTGGTGGACATAGCGGCTGCCGAAGCTACGTCAATCGCTAAAGCTCCAGGTAATCGCGCAGCGGGTGGCTGCGGTTGGGATGGCGCAGCTTGCGCAGCGCCTTGGCCTCGATCTGGCGGATACGCTCGCGCGTGACGCCAAAGTGCCGGCCCACTTCTTCCAGCGTGTGCTCCTGCCCGTCCGTCAGGCCGAAACGCATTTCCAACACCTCGCGCTCGCGGGCGTTGAGCACCGACAGTGCGCCGCGAATCTGTTCCTTGAGCAGCTGGCGCGCCGCCGCATCGACCGGACCGAGGATCTTGTCGTCCTCGATGAAGTCACCGAGCAGGCTGGAGTCTTCCTGCCCGACCGGCATTTCCAGCGACATTGGCTCCTGCGCGATGCGCAGAATCCGCCGCACCTTGTTTGCCGCGCGGCGCAGCTTGCGGGCCAGCGCCGGATCAAGCTTTTCGTCGCGTTCCCACGTCTCGCGCACGGCCTTGATCTCGGCAGGCTCCAAGAATTCCATCTCGATGGCGATCTGCTCGGCGGTCGGCTCGGACCCCAGCTCCTGGATCAGGTCGCGCTGCACGCGCATCAGGCGGTTGATCGTTTCGACCATGTGCACCGGGATGCGGATCGTGCGCGCCTGGTCGGCAATCGCGCGGCTGATTGCCTGGCGAATCCACCACGTCGCGTAGGTGCTGAACTTGAAGCCCTTGGTGTGGTCGAACTTTTCCACCGCGCGCAGCAGGCCGATATTGCCTTCCTGGATCAGATCCAGGAAGTTGATACCCCGGCCCATGTAGCGCTTGGCGACGCTGACCACCAGCCGCAGGTTCGCCCGTGTCAGGGCTTCGGCGGCCTGCGGACCGCGCTCGTAGACCTCTTCGTGCTCGTCGAGGATCTGCTCGTTGAATTGCTCGCGGTCGTCGGCGAGCCACGCCTCGAACGTCGCCAGATCGCTCCATTCGTTGTTGGCCTTGCAGGCGTTGAGCAGGCGCGATTGCAGCGTCAGCGGGATGAGGCAGGTCGCCTGGAAAACTTCGAACAGGTGGAAGGCGATCTTATTCCAGTAGTCGTCGCGACCCCAATCACCCTGTTCCAGGTAGAGCCGCACGTACGACGGGTCCGGGCTGCTCCAGCTGCGGCGCAGGTGCTGTGCCTCCACGATGATCTTCTCGATCTGCGGCGGTTCGACTTTTTTGCGCTCGCCGATGCTGTCGAGCACGTGCTGCCATTGGTCCAGCAGCTCACTGTAGATGGCGATCAGCAGATCACAGGCGTCCGGGGCGGGGCGTCCGCTCGCATCGCATTCATGCCCCAGCCGCTGCGTGGTTTCGGTCAGCAGATTGCACGCGGCAATTTGCGACGACAGCCAGGTTTCGCGGTCGGAGTCCAGCAGTTGAACCTGGCCGATTTCTTTGAGATACATACGCACGGGGTCATCGGCCAGCGTCGCCGCTTCGATGCGGGCCATG
This sequence is a window from Aggregatilinea lenta. Protein-coding genes within it:
- a CDS encoding GNAT family N-acetyltransferase codes for the protein MSTKALTYCPVCGDPLAHRSAGGRERLFCPACGYVHYQNPVPSVGLVIEMDGGLILVKRGGSVKTGHWAFPSGYIEEDESVEEAAVRESREETGLDVELIDLLGVYSFPEGPPSSGIIVFYRAHPVGGMLRAGDDAQEVRVFPPDAVPDMPFRTHQQVLQRWQTLQQQRQIAREANELYVIRQAEQADSPAILDLLKLVDANQDLSEEQCRAAMLRLAERQTMSVFVAETSREPHDTIGFVALSLMQTLTGGRGWIDDMAVAVDYRGEGVGAALLEAALRHANRLNLTHLYVNTARGGDATRAFYQAAGFQDGAISYLRIR